The Apostichopus japonicus isolate 1M-3 chromosome 20, ASM3797524v1, whole genome shotgun sequence nucleotide sequence CATCCCTTTAGGAAAGATAAGCTATGGAACATTATCTGACACATTTACGCAACTTACGTAGTCTGGCTGCCAACGCATGGGGGAAGCGTGGATCCTCGTATGGAGGGGTGTAGAAGAGTAGGGCAGAGAGTGGGGTTACCAGATGGTACTGCAGAGATAATTGCAAAGCTTCTTTTCTTAGTGATTCTATGAGCTTAGGGGAAGTCTCCAGCTGAATCTGTTGTAGTAGTTCCTTGATCATGAGGTGTGCCCATATTTTCTCCGTGTAGTCTTCGACCACATTAGGCATTGGTGGCATCTGTAGATTGGCATAAGTGAAAGAGAAGATAATTACTTGAATTACTTTTGCTCTTTGGGGACAGAAATAATTGCAGACTACCGACAAATACAGAATATTGATCAAAATCACACAGAACAGCTGGTTTTCCATGTGGTAGCTTGTATAGTATACAGATCATGACTTAAGATCTCaaatgacttttcatgacaatcatCATGATATTAACATCGGATTCCCTGATGGTGCtgccacccccacccacccccccctccctcatcgCCAAACCGATAAGTATATTTCATattagtacagtatgtattagtAGGTACAATTTTCTCAGTTCGCTTCTCACCTCCGCAATGTCTTGAGAGACAGGTACATTAATGAGCCCATCGGCGGAATTGGCATTGAGTAGACCAACCACAGCCGGACCATTAAAGTCGTCACTGATCTTCCCTGCAATTATGATTTCCTTCCCGTTGAAGATGCTAACGAATTCGCTCTGTGTTAGAGTCTCGCTCGGTATTGCCTCTTCCCCATACGTCACTCTTACGTTATATAACAATGGTGAAGCTACTTCTTGAAAGAATCCTTCCATCTGTGAGGCAGCGTGTTGTTCGTTGGTCACCCTTCGATAAACTCCCTGGTTGCGTACCGCTAGACGGTATAGTAATTGCTCGTCTACGTCAGCTCCGAACCCGATACAAAACAAGACCGCGTTGCCGTCTATCGCATTCGTCACGGATTCCAAGATGACATCAGGACTGGTTTCACCGACGCTTGGGACGCCGTCCGTCATAAAAATAATCGCATCGAATGTTGAGCTATCGTCATCAAATTCGCTGGCTGCTTCAAGTAAAGCATTGTTAATATCGGTACCTAAAATGAAACATGTAAACAGTACATTATGAAAATTAATCAATGTTTTCGTCATCAACATCACTTATCGACATCgccatcgtcattgtcataatAATCGCCAATAGCAATACAAAACTAATTGATTCATATTGAAGATGATGTAGTGAAACCTTACCTCCTGAGGCGTGCAGCGCATCAACAAAGATATCCACTTCTTGAACGGTTTCCTTAGTCACGGGAACAGGTTTCGCCTTCCAGGCCTGTACCTGACTAGAGAACAGTACCAGATTGAAGAGATCCCGTTCTCGTAGCTGCCCAAAAATCGCTTTCAGAGAAATCTTCGTCTGTGTCAACTTATCACCGACCATGGACCCACTAAGGTCTATGACGAAAACGACCTTCTTTGGTGCAGGGGGCAGGTCTTCGGGAGAGATGAAGTGAGCAAAGTATCCATTATTGATCTAGAACAATGAAAATTAATCAAAGTGAGACACCTAAATAGCAATGCTTTTCGTGTGCTTCGTATAGTAGAATAATATATGTCTGACGAGTCTTTTTCTCTTACATTCGTATTGGACATAAGCGCCAAATGCATCGTTTTTCCCTGTAGCTGTGTtctatatttacaaaatgagaCCCGTGGTAGAGCGTGTTGAGTAGGGTGGATTGGACGGGACGGGGTTGGGTGAGTTGAAAcgtggaggggaggggtggggcgtcGTGGAACGGCGGTGTGGAGTGgccggggtggggtggggtggtgcgGGGTGTCCCGTTATAGGGTGAAGGATTATGCAGTTCTATATTGAGATATGTCAGTCTATAGCCATTATTTCCCCTATTTGTTAGTTACCTCAATTCTTCCTTCCAGAGGTCGATGTACCAAATCGTATTTTACCACAAAGACTCCATTGATACCGTGTTCTGGATCAACTTGTCGCTGTTCATAAGCCGATGGGATGAATCGAACACTGGCTTTAATCATTCCTTCCTCGAAATTCTTCTCGATACTTGATTCTAGATCGTCGGTCTTCGGTATCCAGAAAGCGTTCAGGGATTTAAGACCCTGGGTTTCCATTAAAAATGCTTCTACCTTCAAGTCTTCCACAATCTAGAAGagatataaaagaaaattagaAAGCCTGTAACGTCAGAAAGatggtatatatttataaaatgaaagaacaaataTCAATTATTGTTGGGATGGAATTAATATCTGTGACACTATGTTATTTTCAATACAATCTCTCTAACACTATAAGTTCTATATATGAACAAATAACGACTAAAGAAACTAAAATGGATACTTCCAGTCGTAGAGGCTTTGTGATATCCTCTTAATCTCATGTGTGAGAGAACAGAAACACTTTGGGCTTTGATATCTCCAACGACATTTGCGGCCAACTTGTTTGGTGCAGTGTTCTAACATAAAATTTCCCAATActagttttataatattttaacgGTTGAATCTCTACCTTCTTTACGATAGGATAATCCATAAGAAGAGCCTAGGTCAGGATCCTGGGACTTTCATATTAACGATCCCCCTCTTAGAaagtttcttaatttttccTTCAGTATGTTATGCAAACGGGAATTCATAGTTCCTCCCCCTATTTTTACCGGGCCCCGGATTCCGTCACAGCTACATCCTttacccttcccctctccctccccatccccataccccaccccaccccctcatccACCTGTGGTTCGTGGactattcaaattttcaaaaatcatCTTGACAGCTATTCACCGATACTTTATATCAAATTCTATTTGAAAAAATTACACAAACCTGTCCAGGAGCAATGTGGACCCTATGCGT carries:
- the LOC139962096 gene encoding inter-alpha-trypsin inhibitor heavy chain H3-like, with the protein product MKSLLRITLLSFLLSSSFGFGFSLTADAQYVDDVGVPLQILPITLNKLHVTSLITTRFVQNTVEAVYVNIGDETGEVPFGFKITPHSYISAFSIDVDGVPYHAEIIDKKIAQAAFANATRRKQSAGYARESGSPLKFQVDLDVAPGSTVTFHLTYDELLRSEDGEFTHRVHIAPGQIVEDLKVEAFLMETQGLKSLNAFWIPKTDDLESSIEKNFEEGMIKASVRFIPSAYEQRQVDPEHGINGVFVVKYDLVHRPLEGRIEINNGYFAHFISPEDLPPAPKKVVFVIDLSGSMVGDKLTQTKISLKAIFGQLRERDLFNLVLFSSQVQAWKAKPVPVTKETVQEVDIFVDALHASGGTDINNALLEAASEFDDDSSTFDAIIFMTDGVPSVGETSPDVILESVTNAIDGNAVLFCIGFGADVDEQLLYRLAVRNQGVYRRVTNEQHAASQMEGFFQEVASPLLYNVRVTYGEEAIPSETLTQSEFVSIFNGKEIIIAGKISDDFNGPAVVGLLNANSADGLINVPVSQDIAEMPPMPNVVEDYTEKIWAHLMIKELLQQIQLETSPKLIESLRKEALQLSLQYHLVTPLSALLFYTPPYEDPRFPHALAARLPEPEELFTGRYHTAFSRVFGDPHFVIDLPNTNITICFDVHGEKGTIVNLLTDKRLDILVNAKMWPFTMNGDSSNSTTKNTFFNRIGVKLGHHRVTIAPLQVLVDSEVSYSWRKKRDIILGEYTVAIQAKGLVTISRGNDIVMNIQRLIWKDHPTHFDFFLVKGEGFSNRIHGIVGQFQRKALTIMDESRNSKTGKIQAKMNFGTKEEEEMEEEEAYVYQRDKFSLRGYKCWWARSDVYLDGKTEQYIVPKLFDEMTDFF